A window from Polaromonas naphthalenivorans CJ2 encodes these proteins:
- the iscB gene encoding RNA-guided endonuclease IscB has product MPCSEKRARLLLQSKRARVHRVMPFTIRLIDRSQADCLLQPLRLKLDPGSRATGLALVRDIETIEPAMGEVTRGAAVVSLLELEHRGRQISEALTARRQMRRRRRNQLRYRAPRFLNRGNKQKGWLAPSLQHRVDTTAAWVARIQRWAPVTALSSELVRFDMQQLQNTEIEGAEYSQGTLAGYEVREYLLEKWKRTCAYCDAQNTPLQIEHIEPRARGGSHRISNLCLACQPCNQKKAARTLQDFLKKDPKRLARILAQAQRPLRDAAAVNVTRWALANALKTTGFPLELASGGRTKFNRCTLDVPKTHALDAACVGQVEAITGWQQPAFYTLTIKAMGRGSYQRTRLDAYGFPRGYLMRAKSVHGFQTGDRVKAVVPQGKKVGTHVGRVAIRKTGSFNITTPAGVVQGISHKHCRIVQRNDGYGYFFHRADLTQDANR; this is encoded by the coding sequence CTGCAGCGAAAAGCGCGCCCGGCTGCTTCTGCAGAGCAAGCGCGCCAGGGTTCACCGGGTCATGCCGTTCACGATTCGACTGATCGACCGAAGCCAGGCCGACTGCCTGCTCCAGCCGCTTCGCCTCAAGCTCGATCCGGGCAGCCGGGCCACGGGCCTGGCACTGGTGCGGGATATTGAAACCATTGAGCCCGCCATGGGTGAGGTCACGCGCGGCGCGGCCGTGGTGAGCCTGCTTGAGCTGGAGCACCGCGGCAGGCAGATATCAGAAGCGCTCACTGCGCGTCGCCAGATGCGCCGCCGGCGCCGCAACCAGCTGCGCTACCGCGCCCCGCGTTTTTTGAACCGGGGCAACAAGCAAAAAGGTTGGCTCGCGCCTTCGTTGCAGCACCGGGTCGATACGACGGCGGCCTGGGTAGCACGCATCCAGCGCTGGGCACCGGTGACGGCGCTCAGCTCGGAACTGGTGCGCTTTGACATGCAGCAATTGCAAAACACCGAGATCGAAGGCGCCGAGTACAGCCAAGGCACGCTGGCGGGCTACGAAGTGCGCGAGTACCTGCTGGAGAAGTGGAAGCGCACCTGCGCCTACTGCGATGCGCAAAACACGCCGCTGCAGATCGAGCACATCGAGCCCCGGGCGCGGGGCGGCAGCCACCGGATCTCCAACCTATGCCTGGCCTGCCAGCCCTGCAACCAGAAAAAAGCCGCGCGCACGCTTCAAGATTTCCTCAAGAAAGACCCCAAGCGCCTGGCGCGCATCCTCGCGCAAGCCCAGCGGCCGCTGCGCGATGCCGCAGCGGTCAACGTCACGCGCTGGGCGCTGGCCAACGCACTGAAGACCACTGGCTTCCCGCTGGAGCTGGCCTCGGGTGGCCGGACCAAATTCAACCGATGCACGTTGGACGTGCCCAAGACGCACGCGCTGGATGCGGCCTGCGTGGGCCAGGTGGAGGCCATCACTGGCTGGCAGCAGCCTGCGTTCTACACCTTGACCATCAAGGCCATGGGCCGGGGCAGCTACCAGCGCACTCGGCTGGACGCCTACGGCTTTCCAAGAGGCTACCTGATGCGTGCCAAGTCGGTCCACGGTTTCCAGACCGGGGACCGGGTCAAGGCCGTCGTGCCCCAGGGCAAGAAGGTTGGCACGCATGTGGGGCGCGTGGCGATCCGCAAGACGGGCAGCTTCAACATCACCACGCCGGCTGGCGTGGTTCAGGGCATCAGTCACAAGCACTGCCGCATCGTTCAGCGGAACGACGGGTATGGCTATTTCTTCCACCGGGCCGATTTAACACAGGACGCGAACAGGTAA